The following coding sequences lie in one Pseudomonas syringae CC1557 genomic window:
- a CDS encoding LuxR C-terminal-related transcriptional regulator produces MTDLSRMQGFADSAIPALEGRFFRPPLPEGYVPRARLCQRLDAGLSGRLLLICAPAGFGKSSLAVEFCQGLPDQWQNIWLGLSTRDSDPGRFLERLLASLQQFFPQLGAQAMGLLKMRQRQQPSVFDEWLEGLLDELAMHLMLSKPLLLVLDDYHLAQGPVLDRCLQFFLNHLPVGLVVMVTSRQRPDWQLSRLRLSRQMLEVGEQDLRLTQAESIAVLDQPGRSLDSETLQRLIVRSEGWVAGLRFWLLAAAEAGDGNALPQALRGSEVLIREYLLEEVLDCLPADVQAFLYDTACLERFCFELCDAARDSHDSEDMVRYLKAHQVFLVPLDEQGRWFRYHHLFSDLLRARQATGTQPTRLHLNACRWFSAQGLLDEAVEQALRAGHLDVAANLVQNLSEEQLLAEQNVGMLLRWKMDLPDELLTSTPRLIVLYAWALGLACQLDAAEELASQLSRFLPAPSATAQKSMLAQWLALSGIIARGRGDSEKTERCCSEALLTLPEKRYGQRLVCLSTLANLAIANGDLWRAKVLNRDALEVAQRVANPLFEALAHYDRARALQARGEVRRAIEEVRQGQQRLKGLSSARLYAVRARLTLYEGYLLTLRMQVDEGRALLLAGLAEARACRDISVLIGHCVIATIEGCAGRFAEAFAELAEAERLMHIWDVPPIYYLGMITLVKCELWLVQGRIDLAEAWLLRLTHTCNGGLGAAAPECHPQLPQHIELQRAVLERLKGDGDASERRLQALERRAEAVGSQLLRLIAMTQQIGLLLGQARQDEARALLLRSLPVAAGGALLPFRVLLGEHAQWLHEQLLQAPPGTVRDALLEKLPACAARVLLEPAHGSDCLSVRELGVLQLIAEGCSNQEISEQLFISLHTVKTHASHINSKLGVERRTQAVARAKTLGLLG; encoded by the coding sequence ATGACCGATCTGTCCCGCATGCAAGGGTTTGCAGACAGCGCAATTCCTGCGCTAGAAGGGCGATTCTTTCGTCCACCGCTCCCGGAGGGCTACGTTCCACGCGCCCGCCTGTGTCAGCGCCTCGACGCCGGGTTGAGCGGTCGTTTGCTGTTGATCTGCGCTCCGGCCGGGTTCGGCAAGAGTTCGCTGGCGGTGGAGTTTTGTCAGGGCTTGCCAGACCAATGGCAGAATATATGGCTGGGGCTGAGTACTCGGGACAGTGATCCGGGCCGCTTCCTTGAAAGGCTGCTCGCCAGCCTTCAGCAGTTCTTTCCGCAACTGGGCGCCCAGGCGATGGGCCTGCTGAAAATGCGTCAGCGGCAGCAGCCGTCAGTGTTCGACGAGTGGCTTGAAGGTTTGCTCGACGAATTGGCCATGCACCTGATGCTGAGCAAGCCGCTGTTGCTTGTTCTGGATGACTACCATCTGGCCCAGGGGCCGGTACTTGATCGCTGTCTGCAGTTTTTCCTCAACCATCTGCCGGTCGGGCTGGTGGTCATGGTGACCAGCCGCCAGCGGCCGGATTGGCAACTGTCGCGCCTGCGTCTGTCGCGTCAGATGCTTGAAGTCGGCGAGCAGGATCTGCGCCTGACGCAGGCCGAATCCATCGCGGTACTGGACCAGCCGGGTCGTTCGCTTGACAGCGAGACGCTGCAACGACTGATCGTGCGCAGCGAAGGCTGGGTGGCGGGGCTGCGATTCTGGCTGCTGGCGGCTGCCGAAGCGGGTGATGGCAACGCCTTGCCGCAGGCGTTGCGCGGCAGTGAAGTACTGATTCGTGAATACCTGCTCGAAGAAGTCCTCGACTGTCTGCCTGCCGATGTTCAGGCGTTCCTTTACGACACGGCGTGCCTGGAGCGTTTTTGCTTCGAGCTGTGCGACGCCGCCCGTGACAGTCACGACAGCGAAGACATGGTGCGTTACCTGAAAGCGCATCAGGTGTTTCTGGTGCCGCTGGACGAACAGGGCCGCTGGTTTCGTTACCATCATCTGTTCTCCGACCTGTTGCGCGCGCGCCAGGCGACCGGAACGCAACCCACCCGTCTGCACCTCAACGCCTGTCGCTGGTTCAGCGCTCAGGGCTTGCTGGACGAGGCAGTCGAGCAGGCCTTGCGCGCCGGGCATCTGGATGTTGCCGCCAATCTGGTGCAGAACCTTTCCGAGGAGCAATTGCTGGCCGAACAGAATGTCGGCATGTTGCTGCGCTGGAAGATGGACTTACCGGACGAGCTGCTGACCAGTACGCCGCGCTTGATCGTCCTCTACGCATGGGCACTGGGGCTGGCCTGTCAGCTGGACGCGGCGGAGGAACTGGCCAGCCAGCTGAGTCGGTTCCTGCCCGCGCCGTCTGCCACTGCACAGAAATCCATGCTCGCCCAATGGCTGGCGCTGAGCGGCATCATTGCACGTGGGCGGGGCGACAGCGAAAAGACCGAGCGCTGTTGTAGCGAGGCGCTGCTTACGCTGCCGGAAAAGCGCTACGGCCAGCGGCTGGTCTGCCTGTCGACGCTGGCCAACCTGGCGATTGCCAACGGCGATCTCTGGCGTGCCAAGGTACTGAACCGCGACGCGCTCGAAGTGGCACAGCGGGTTGCCAATCCGCTGTTCGAAGCACTGGCGCATTATGACCGGGCCAGAGCGTTGCAGGCGCGTGGCGAAGTCAGGCGGGCGATTGAAGAAGTGCGCCAGGGTCAGCAGCGTCTCAAGGGCTTGTCCAGCGCCCGGCTGTACGCCGTTCGCGCACGTCTGACGTTGTATGAAGGCTACCTGCTGACCCTGCGCATGCAGGTCGATGAAGGGCGGGCCCTGCTACTTGCCGGTCTGGCCGAAGCACGCGCCTGCCGTGACATCAGTGTGCTGATCGGGCACTGCGTGATCGCCACGATAGAGGGCTGTGCTGGCCGTTTTGCCGAAGCGTTTGCCGAACTCGCCGAAGCCGAAAGGCTGATGCATATCTGGGACGTGCCACCGATTTACTACCTGGGCATGATCACGCTGGTGAAGTGCGAGCTGTGGCTGGTGCAGGGGCGCATCGATTTGGCCGAGGCCTGGTTGCTGCGACTGACCCACACCTGCAACGGCGGCCTTGGCGCTGCGGCTCCTGAGTGTCATCCGCAATTGCCGCAGCATATTGAGTTGCAGCGTGCGGTGCTTGAGCGATTGAAAGGCGACGGCGATGCCAGTGAACGGCGTTTGCAGGCGCTTGAACGGCGTGCTGAGGCTGTCGGTTCGCAGTTGTTGCGACTGATCGCCATGACCCAGCAGATCGGATTATTGCTGGGGCAGGCGCGGCAGGATGAGGCCCGTGCTCTGTTGCTGCGCAGTTTGCCGGTCGCGGCGGGCGGTGCGCTGCTGCCGTTCAGAGTCCTGCTTGGCGAGCATGCCCAGTGGCTGCACGAACAACTGCTTCAGGCTCCGCCCGGCACAGTACGCGATGCCTTGCTGGAAAAACTCCCGGCCTGCGCTGCTCGCGTATTACTGGAGCCTGCGCATGGCAGCGATTGCCTGAGCGTGCGGGAACTGGGCGTGCTGCAGCTGATTGCCGAAGGCTGCTCGAATCAGGAAATCAGCGAGCAACTGTTCATTTCCCTGCATACCGTCAAGACCCACGCCAGCCACATCAACAGCAAGCTGGGCGTCGAGCGGCGTACTCAGGCGGTGGCAAGGGCGAAGACACTGGGTTTGCTGGGGTGA
- the rutB gene encoding pyrimidine utilization protein B, which translates to MSLSATVAGVDLPLDQQPARELPARPEALRMKLGETALVVVDMQNAYASLGGYLDLAGFDVSSTGPVIANIKKACAAARAAGIPVIFFQNGWDPAYVEAGGPGSPNWHKSNALKTMRKHPELEGQLLAKGGWDYQLVDELTPQPGDIVVPKIRYSGFFNSSFDSVLRSRGIRNLVFTGIATNVCVESTLRDGFHLEYFGVVLADATHQAGPEFAQQAALFNIETFFGWVSSVDDFCTTFAPVGHTS; encoded by the coding sequence ATGAGCCTGTCGGCAACGGTCGCAGGCGTAGACCTGCCGCTGGATCAACAACCTGCACGCGAGTTGCCTGCACGTCCGGAAGCCTTGCGCATGAAGCTCGGCGAAACGGCACTGGTGGTGGTCGACATGCAGAACGCCTACGCATCACTGGGTGGCTATCTGGACCTGGCCGGGTTCGATGTCAGCAGCACCGGGCCGGTCATCGCCAACATCAAGAAGGCCTGCGCTGCTGCACGAGCAGCAGGCATTCCGGTGATCTTTTTTCAGAATGGCTGGGACCCGGCGTATGTCGAAGCCGGTGGCCCCGGCTCGCCGAACTGGCACAAGTCCAACGCATTGAAAACCATGCGCAAGCACCCGGAACTCGAGGGCCAACTGCTGGCCAAGGGCGGCTGGGACTATCAACTGGTCGATGAACTGACGCCGCAGCCTGGCGACATTGTGGTGCCGAAAATCCGTTACAGCGGCTTCTTCAACTCCAGCTTCGACAGCGTGTTGCGCAGCCGTGGCATTCGCAACCTGGTGTTCACCGGCATCGCCACCAACGTCTGCGTCGAGTCAACCTTGCGGGACGGTTTCCACCTGGAATATTTCGGCGTGGTATTGGCCGATGCTACCCATCAGGCAGGCCCCGAGTTCGCTCAGCAAGCCGCGCTGTTCAACATTGAAACCTTCTTCGGCTGGGTCTCCAGCGTCGATGACTTCTGCACCACTTTCGCCCCTGTCGGGCACACTTCGTGA
- the rutC gene encoding pyrimidine utilization protein C → MTKKAIIPAGTSKPIAPFVPGSMADGVLYVSGTLPFDKDNNVVHVGDATAQTRHVLETIKSVVETAGGTMDDVTFNMIMIRDWADYAKVNEVYAEYFAGEKPARYCIQCGLVKPEALIEIASIAHIG, encoded by the coding sequence ATGACCAAGAAAGCGATCATTCCCGCTGGCACCAGCAAACCCATCGCCCCGTTTGTACCAGGCTCGATGGCCGATGGCGTGCTGTATGTGTCGGGCACTCTGCCGTTCGACAAGGACAACAATGTGGTGCATGTCGGCGACGCCACCGCGCAGACCCGCCACGTGCTGGAGACCATCAAAAGCGTGGTCGAAACCGCTGGTGGCACCATGGATGACGTCACGTTCAACATGATCATGATTCGTGATTGGGCCGATTACGCAAAGGTCAACGAGGTCTATGCCGAGTATTTCGCAGGTGAAAAACCAGCGCGCTACTGCATTCAGTGCGGCCTGGTGAAACCCGAAGCGCTGATCGAAATCGCCAGCATCGCCCATATCGGCTGA
- a CDS encoding HD-GYP domain-containing protein produces the protein MLKKIPVDQLALGMHIHKFCRAWTNDPFWIGLVEVVLEDVEVLKRIQQSDTREVWIETSKYRVIKGPVVTAPASNDTAPVSLDKEVLRARAICGKARNAVMNMFTEARKGRSMDVDDVLLLVEEISNSILRHPHALISLSRLKTSDEYTYMHSVAVCALMVALARRMGMPDEQIREAGVAGLMHDVGKMMIDPEVLNKPGRLTSEEFAVMKAHPELGLKILKENQPVAQMVMDVCLHHHEKVDGSGYPHGLQGDEISLFARMGAVCDVYDAVTSDRPYKKGWGVAHSIREMASWKGHFDDVVFQSFVKTVGIYPIGALVRLESGRLGVVIEQSENSLLKPKVKVFMSAHTGKTFAAQIIDLEDSVERDAIVKIELPADWGLEDIDTLWAGNAD, from the coding sequence ATGTTAAAGAAAATCCCCGTCGACCAGCTTGCCCTGGGCATGCACATTCATAAATTCTGCCGCGCGTGGACCAACGATCCCTTCTGGATAGGCCTGGTCGAAGTGGTGCTTGAAGATGTGGAAGTGCTCAAGCGTATTCAGCAGTCAGACACACGGGAAGTCTGGATTGAAACCAGCAAATACCGCGTGATCAAAGGGCCTGTAGTGACCGCGCCAGCTTCAAATGACACCGCTCCGGTCAGTCTGGACAAGGAAGTGCTGCGCGCCCGGGCCATTTGCGGCAAAGCCAGAAATGCTGTCATGAACATGTTCACCGAAGCCCGCAAGGGCAGGTCGATGGACGTCGACGATGTACTGCTGCTGGTCGAGGAGATATCCAACTCCATTCTGCGCCATCCTCATGCGCTGATCAGCCTGTCACGGCTGAAAACATCCGACGAATACACCTACATGCATTCGGTGGCAGTCTGTGCACTGATGGTCGCACTCGCTCGGCGCATGGGCATGCCGGATGAACAGATACGCGAAGCAGGCGTAGCGGGACTGATGCACGATGTCGGCAAAATGATGATCGACCCGGAAGTGCTCAACAAGCCCGGCCGGCTGACGAGCGAGGAATTCGCAGTCATGAAAGCCCACCCGGAACTGGGCCTGAAAATCCTCAAGGAAAATCAGCCGGTGGCGCAAATGGTCATGGACGTATGCCTGCATCACCACGAAAAAGTCGACGGCTCAGGCTACCCGCATGGCCTGCAAGGCGATGAGATCAGCCTCTTTGCCCGGATGGGCGCGGTGTGCGATGTGTACGACGCCGTCACCTCCGACCGGCCTTACAAAAAAGGCTGGGGCGTCGCCCACTCGATTCGCGAAATGGCCTCGTGGAAAGGCCACTTCGATGACGTAGTGTTCCAGAGTTTCGTCAAAACCGTCGGCATCTATCCGATCGGCGCGCTGGTGCGACTGGAAAGCGGACGTCTGGGGGTCGTGATCGAGCAGAGTGAAAATTCCCTGCTGAAGCCGAAAGTAAAAGTGTTTATGTCCGCACACACGGGCAAAACCTTCGCAGCGCAGATTATCGACCTCGAAGACTCTGTCGAGCGCGATGCCATCGTGAAAATCGAATTGCCAGCCGATTGGGGGTTGGAGGACATCGATACGCTGTGGGCAGGCAATGCAGACTGA
- the rutF gene encoding NADH-dependent FMN reductase RutF has protein sequence MRPQTQPHAQNPDSPLLTADSAAVSQQDFRNAMSSLAAAVNVITTDGPEGRAGFTATAVCSVTDQPPTLLVCINRSASVYDTFIGNGTLCVNTLDNSQQALSNLFGGKTSQEERFAAGQWHSGVTGSPILDGAKLALDCQVKQSVSVGTHDILLCEVVDIRHQTETAALVYFGRRYHCLSGATATV, from the coding sequence ATGCGCCCCCAGACCCAACCTCATGCCCAAAACCCGGACAGCCCTCTTTTGACCGCTGACAGTGCAGCGGTCAGCCAACAGGACTTTCGCAATGCGATGTCCAGCCTGGCAGCAGCAGTCAACGTCATTACCACCGACGGCCCCGAAGGACGGGCAGGATTTACCGCCACCGCCGTGTGCAGCGTGACGGATCAGCCACCCACGTTGCTGGTGTGTATCAACCGTTCGGCATCGGTATATGACACTTTTATCGGCAATGGAACGCTGTGCGTCAACACGCTGGATAACAGCCAGCAGGCACTGTCCAACCTGTTCGGCGGCAAGACCTCACAGGAGGAGCGTTTTGCCGCGGGTCAGTGGCACAGCGGCGTGACAGGCTCGCCCATCCTGGATGGCGCCAAACTGGCTCTCGACTGTCAGGTGAAGCAATCCGTCAGCGTCGGCACGCATGACATTCTGCTCTGCGAAGTCGTGGATATCAGACACCAGACTGAAACTGCCGCACTGGTTTATTTCGGGCGCCGATACCACTGCCTGTCAGGTGCGACGGCCACTGTTTGA
- the rutD gene encoding pyrimidine utilization protein D, producing MFHEIHRCQHDDAPMLVLSSGLGGASRYWADDLSTLTRDHHVLVYDHAGTGRSPAVLPADYSIRHMAVELLNLLDTLNIQRCHFMGHALGGLVGLELALLRPALLQSQVLINAWSSPNPHSARCFSIRRQLLLNSGPEAYVQAQALFLYPADWIAANSARLTEDEAHALTHFPDTDNLLRRINALETFDIEAQLTRINTPTLLIANRDDMLVPWQQSLHLAEALPNARLALLEYGGHASSISNPAPFRRALLDFLNTRS from the coding sequence ATGTTTCATGAAATCCATCGTTGCCAGCATGATGATGCGCCGATGTTGGTACTCAGCTCCGGGTTGGGCGGGGCCAGCCGTTACTGGGCGGATGACCTGTCGACACTGACCCGCGATCACCATGTGCTGGTCTACGATCACGCCGGCACCGGACGCAGCCCTGCGGTGCTGCCGGCGGATTACTCGATCCGGCACATGGCCGTCGAACTGTTGAATCTGCTCGACACGCTGAACATCCAGCGTTGTCATTTCATGGGCCATGCACTGGGCGGTCTGGTCGGTCTGGAGCTGGCACTGTTGCGTCCTGCATTGCTGCAAAGCCAGGTCCTGATCAACGCCTGGAGCAGCCCGAATCCACACAGTGCGCGCTGCTTCTCCATCCGTAGACAACTGCTGTTGAACAGCGGGCCTGAGGCCTATGTGCAAGCTCAGGCGCTGTTCCTTTATCCGGCTGACTGGATCGCTGCCAACAGCGCCCGCCTGACCGAAGATGAAGCCCATGCACTGACGCATTTTCCCGACACCGATAACCTCCTGCGGCGTATCAATGCGCTGGAGACCTTCGATATCGAGGCGCAGCTGACGCGCATAAACACGCCGACACTGCTGATTGCCAACCGCGACGACATGCTGGTGCCATGGCAGCAATCCTTGCATCTGGCCGAGGCATTGCCAAACGCCAGGCTGGCATTGCTGGAATACGGCGGCCACGCCTCCAGCATCAGCAACCCGGCACCGTTTCGACGTGCCTTGCTCGATTTTCTCAACACTCGCTCTTGA
- a CDS encoding DUF1329 domain-containing protein, which translates to MKITKSLLQAGVLGMSLLATGVMAAVSASEAAKLGSSLTPMGAEKAGNAANTISAWSPMLKTAGAVDSKGFLANPYASEKPLFIITAANVEQYKDKLAPGQYAMFKRYPDSYRIPVYPTHRGATVPDEVFAAIRKNATTTKLVGGGSGLENFDTAIPFPIPASGVEVIWNHITRYRGGSVKRLVTQATPQPNGSYSLVYFSDQFVFRDKMRDFDPKNPGNVLFYFKQEVTAPARLAGGVLLVHETLDQVAEPRSAWLYNAGQRRVRRAPQVSYDGPGTASDGLRTSDNLDMYNGAPDRYDWKLIGKQEMYIAANSHKLDDPTLKYADIIKAGHINQDLTRYELRRVWHVTATLKEGQRHIYAKRDFFIDEDTWQAAVIDHYDGRGQLWRVAEAHSENYYDKQVPWYAVETLYDLQSGRYVALGMKNEEKKAYEFGFTAGTSDFSPNALRQEGVR; encoded by the coding sequence ATGAAAATAACAAAAAGTCTGTTGCAAGCGGGTGTACTGGGAATGTCGTTGCTGGCGACCGGAGTTATGGCGGCAGTCTCCGCATCCGAAGCGGCAAAGCTGGGCAGCTCCCTGACCCCAATGGGGGCGGAAAAAGCCGGTAACGCGGCCAACACGATTTCTGCCTGGAGCCCGATGCTGAAAACTGCCGGTGCGGTCGACAGCAAGGGGTTCCTGGCCAACCCATATGCCAGTGAAAAGCCGCTGTTCATTATTACGGCGGCCAACGTCGAGCAGTACAAGGACAAGCTGGCACCCGGTCAATACGCGATGTTCAAGCGTTACCCTGACAGTTACCGGATTCCGGTCTACCCCACTCATCGCGGCGCCACGGTGCCGGATGAAGTGTTCGCCGCGATCAGGAAAAACGCGACTACCACCAAACTGGTCGGTGGCGGCAGCGGTCTGGAGAATTTCGACACGGCCATCCCGTTCCCGATTCCGGCCAGCGGTGTTGAAGTCATCTGGAACCACATCACCCGTTACCGGGGTGGCAGCGTGAAACGTCTGGTCACGCAGGCGACGCCGCAGCCCAATGGCTCTTACAGCCTGGTGTATTTCTCCGATCAGTTCGTGTTCCGCGACAAGATGAGGGATTTCGATCCGAAAAATCCGGGCAACGTGTTGTTCTACTTCAAGCAGGAAGTCACGGCTCCGGCGCGGCTGGCAGGCGGTGTACTGCTGGTGCATGAAACCCTCGATCAGGTAGCGGAGCCTCGCTCGGCATGGCTGTATAACGCCGGTCAGCGTCGTGTGCGGCGTGCGCCGCAGGTGTCCTACGACGGGCCTGGTACGGCGTCCGATGGTCTGCGGACCTCCGACAACCTCGATATGTACAATGGCGCCCCGGATCGCTATGACTGGAAGCTGATCGGCAAGCAGGAAATGTACATCGCCGCCAACAGCCACAAGCTGGACGATCCGACACTGAAATACGCCGACATCATCAAGGCCGGGCATATCAACCAGGACCTGACCCGTTACGAGCTGCGCCGTGTCTGGCACGTGACTGCAACGCTCAAGGAAGGCCAGCGGCATATCTACGCCAAACGCGACTTTTTCATCGACGAAGACACATGGCAGGCAGCAGTGATCGACCATTACGACGGGCGTGGTCAACTGTGGCGGGTCGCCGAAGCGCATTCGGAAAATTATTACGACAAGCAAGTGCCGTGGTATGCCGTCGAAACCCTGTATGACCTGCAATCCGGCCGCTACGTGGCCCTTGGCATGAAAAACGAAGAGAAAAAGGCTTACGAGTTCGGTTTCACAGCGGGTACCAGCGACTTCTCTCCCAACGCGTTACGCCAGGAAGGCGTGCGTTGA